A window from Solanum stenotomum isolate F172 chromosome 5, ASM1918654v1, whole genome shotgun sequence encodes these proteins:
- the LOC125864036 gene encoding uncharacterized protein LOC125864036, whose translation MDDSRFIARMDPALLVRHGEYIDGVFVIDDAAPFPTNPRNSSQGSRITFGNHNNYSRRSDEMNDIMVTMRNRERNFGSRVRGQPFDYRALKKRSHCGNKIEEICSICLSEYVNGDTIGTLHCRHEYHATCIEEWLQRGKKNCPICRSSVLPHTQS comes from the coding sequence ATGGATGATTCAAGATTTATTGCTCGTATGGATCCTGCTCTGTTAGTAAGACATGGTGAATACATTGATGGTGTATTTGTGATTGATGATGCTGCTCCGTTTCCCACAAATCCGAGAAATTCTTCTCAGGGTTCAAGAATTACTTTTGGAAATCATAATAACTACTCAAGGAGAAGTGATGAAATGAATGACATAATGGTCACAATGCGAAACCGTGAACGCAACTTTGGTAGTCGTGTCAGGGGACAACCATTTGATTATAGAGCGTTGAAGAAAAGAAGTCATTGTGGTAATAAGATTGAAGAGATATGTTCCATATGTTTATCTGAATATGTAAATGGCGACACAATTGGTACGCTCCATTGTCGACACGAATATCACGCAACTTGCATAGAGGAATGGCTGCAAAGGGGCAAGAAGAATTGTCCAATTTGTAGATCTTCTGTTTTGCCGCACACACAATCTTAA